The following are from one region of the Nocardioides marmotae genome:
- a CDS encoding vWA domain-containing protein, protein MESPFLARIVGFGAALRGAGLAVGTSELLTFTAAVAELDPNDAGDLYWAGRTTLVGHRDEIAVYHRVFLDHWLAPAAAGADANGESAAAEDGRVTFNLPDFDALPATETLEGAVDGSGAAGTLGSDAEGLHAKPFTACTPAELDDLRRVMRSLRLRRPQRSSRRLRAARRGRLHDLRRTVRETLRTQGEPRRQLWAAPRLRRRPLVLILDVSGSMVASSRALLQFAHSTSQVDRRTEVFCFGTTLTRVTVDLRQRRIDDALTRAAAAVVDFEGGTRIGASLDAFVHDHGRRGVARGGTVVICSDGLDQGRPTELAAALRRLSRQCRRLVWLNPLPSYAPSPGLLLARPLVDAMLPARDLDDLVAFAGALERIDAQPRAARGIRSGAQPVEDLDLRPLRSSPFDGPRTSSRQV, encoded by the coding sequence GTGGAGAGCCCGTTCCTCGCCCGCATCGTCGGCTTCGGCGCGGCGCTGCGCGGGGCCGGCCTCGCGGTCGGGACCAGCGAGCTGCTCACGTTCACCGCAGCCGTCGCCGAGCTCGACCCCAACGACGCCGGGGACCTCTACTGGGCCGGTCGCACCACCCTCGTCGGGCACCGCGACGAGATCGCGGTCTACCACCGGGTCTTCCTCGACCACTGGCTCGCGCCGGCCGCTGCGGGCGCGGACGCGAACGGCGAGAGCGCGGCTGCCGAGGACGGCCGGGTGACGTTCAACCTGCCGGACTTCGACGCCCTCCCGGCGACCGAGACCCTCGAGGGTGCGGTCGACGGGTCGGGCGCTGCGGGGACGCTCGGCTCGGACGCGGAGGGGCTGCATGCCAAGCCGTTCACCGCCTGCACCCCGGCCGAGCTCGACGACCTGCGGCGGGTCATGCGTTCGCTGCGGTTGCGCCGGCCGCAGCGCTCCAGCCGTCGTTTGCGAGCCGCCCGTCGGGGTCGGCTCCACGACCTGCGCCGTACGGTCCGCGAGACACTGCGCACCCAGGGTGAGCCCCGCCGTCAGCTGTGGGCGGCACCCCGGCTGCGCCGGCGTCCGCTGGTGCTGATCCTCGACGTCTCGGGGTCGATGGTGGCCTCGTCGCGGGCCCTGCTGCAGTTCGCGCACTCGACCTCGCAGGTGGACCGCCGCACCGAGGTGTTCTGCTTCGGGACCACCCTGACCCGGGTCACCGTCGACCTGCGCCAGCGGCGGATCGACGACGCCCTGACCCGGGCGGCGGCGGCCGTCGTGGACTTCGAGGGTGGCACCCGGATCGGCGCCTCGTTGGACGCGTTCGTGCACGACCACGGCCGACGCGGCGTGGCCCGCGGCGGGACCGTGGTGATCTGCTCCGACGGCCTCGACCAAGGTCGGCCCACCGAGCTCGCCGCCGCGCTGCGGCGGCTGTCGCGACAGTGCCGACGACTGGTGTGGCTCAACCCCCTGCCGTCGTACGCGCCCTCTCCCGGCCTGCTCCTCGCCCGGCCCCTCGTCGACGCGATGCTGCCTGCCCGCGACCTGGACGACCTGGTCGCCTTCGCGGGCGCGCTCGAGCGGATCGAT
- a CDS encoding AAA family ATPase, translating into MRSVADLTAALRGSGYLADRGLSTALHLGLALDRPVLLEGEVGVGKTEVAKTLATVLGRDLIRLQCYEGIDTHQALYEWDYARQMLQIRALSEADLAGDEAVESLYGPRFLVERPLLKAVRAGDRAVLLIDEVDRADDEFEAFLLELLSDFAITIPEIGTIAAKRPPLVILTSNRTRDLHDALKRRCLYHWVGYPSPEREIEVVLERVPRASRQLATKVVAAVTRLRELDLAKPPGVAETIDWARGLDVLGAGDLDAETAADTLGTVIKDRDDLELVQGRLPDVVGAAVAG; encoded by the coding sequence GTGCGATCCGTCGCTGACCTCACCGCCGCGCTCCGCGGGAGCGGTTACCTGGCCGACCGGGGACTCTCCACCGCCCTCCACCTGGGCCTGGCGCTGGACCGACCGGTGCTGCTGGAGGGTGAGGTCGGTGTCGGCAAGACCGAGGTCGCCAAGACGCTGGCCACCGTCCTGGGCCGTGACCTCATCCGCCTGCAGTGCTACGAGGGCATCGACACCCACCAGGCGCTGTACGAGTGGGACTACGCCCGCCAGATGCTGCAGATCCGTGCCCTGTCCGAGGCCGACCTGGCCGGCGACGAGGCGGTCGAGTCCCTCTACGGGCCGCGCTTCCTCGTGGAACGGCCGCTGCTGAAGGCCGTCCGCGCCGGTGATCGGGCCGTGCTGCTGATCGACGAGGTCGACCGCGCCGACGACGAGTTCGAGGCGTTCCTGCTCGAGCTTCTCTCCGACTTCGCCATCACCATCCCCGAGATCGGCACGATCGCCGCGAAGCGTCCGCCGCTGGTCATCCTGACCTCCAACCGGACCCGCGACCTGCACGACGCCCTGAAGCGCCGCTGCCTCTACCACTGGGTCGGCTACCCCAGCCCCGAGCGCGAGATCGAGGTCGTCCTCGAGCGGGTTCCCCGGGCGAGCCGGCAGCTGGCGACCAAGGTCGTCGCCGCCGTCACCCGCCTGCGCGAGCTCGACCTGGCCAAGCCGCCCGGCGTCGCCGAGACGATCGACTGGGCGCGGGGCTTGGACGTCCTGGGGGCCGGTGACCTCGACGCCGAGACCGCAGCCGACACCCTCGGCACCGTCATCAAGGACCGCGACGACCTCGAGCTGGTCCAGGGCCGGCTGCCCGACGTCGTCGGCGCGGCCGTCGCCGGATAG
- a CDS encoding TetR/AcrR family transcriptional regulator, whose amino-acid sequence METQRVSNRRGRQSREEILDTAARVMGQRGYAATSLSAMSAEIGLAKSVILHHFRTKAGLLSAVMERGLDDFFADLDEARAQTPPDGPPGERLQWFLEHAASVLTARQEFLRLHMFLILSEDEDATSAEVATAIAKVRTDGMRHVNEMIRASFSLAYPDQAQAIADRLERLVLSGIDGAFLDGQADPRRTMTEDMADLAEAAAAMGESFAARLQPVGEQTGGATGAIRR is encoded by the coding sequence GTGGAGACGCAGAGAGTCAGCAACCGGCGCGGACGGCAGTCGCGGGAGGAGATCCTGGACACGGCCGCGCGCGTGATGGGTCAGCGCGGGTACGCCGCCACGTCGCTGTCCGCGATGAGCGCGGAGATCGGGCTCGCCAAGAGCGTCATCCTCCACCACTTCCGGACCAAGGCCGGGCTGCTCTCCGCGGTGATGGAGCGGGGCCTCGACGACTTCTTCGCCGACCTCGACGAAGCGCGGGCCCAGACGCCTCCCGACGGGCCCCCGGGTGAGCGCCTGCAGTGGTTCCTCGAGCATGCCGCGTCCGTCCTGACGGCCCGCCAGGAGTTCCTGCGGCTGCACATGTTCCTCATCCTCAGCGAGGACGAGGACGCCACCTCCGCGGAGGTGGCCACCGCCATCGCGAAGGTGCGCACCGACGGCATGCGGCACGTGAACGAGATGATCCGAGCGTCGTTCTCCCTGGCCTATCCGGACCAGGCACAGGCGATCGCCGACCGCCTCGAGCGCCTGGTCCTGTCGGGGATCGACGGCGCCTTCCTCGACGGCCAGGCCGATCCGCGGCGCACCATGACAGAAGACATGGCCGACCTCGCCGAGGCGGCGGCGGCGATGGGCGAGTCGTTCGCCGCGCGCCTCCAGCCGGTGGGCGAGCAGACGGGAGGAGCGACCGGTGCGATCCGTCGCTGA
- a CDS encoding bifunctional 3-(3-hydroxy-phenyl)propionate/3-hydroxycinnamic acid hydroxylase, with amino-acid sequence MSEHFDADVAIVGYGPTGLAGALTLAAKGASVIAFERDHDIYARARAVTINDWTMRIFQELGVDERVEKVIEPENKLRWVTYDGHEIMRTEHAQSELGTRNTKPRFFNIYQPRMEAELRRCAEEYDALEVRLGVEVIGLEQDDAGVTLTARDRETGAETTTRVRYVIAADGGSSPTRKALGIAMLGDTAPTQWIVIDCRAKRFWPDSDCPTFWTDAEHPVVDISLAGGHHRWEIALRDGESEADYPTAAEVWPLLHAVGKSEEDVEIDQYAFYRHHVRAAESWREGRVFLAGDAAHLMPPWAGAGMQSGIRDAHNLGWKLARVLRGELGEEWLDTYEAERRPNVEFFTNIAVGLGRVITQQATPEEIALMDAVPENTVTPHEQPIFAPPVLQAGWLRGELGDASIVGRMLPQPHAGDHVGARARLDELIGHGFVLLGAEVDPTSLLTPDEKAAWDALGATYRTVRSKKSYTEGENDLVDLDDTLLPWFARYGVQAVAVRPDKFIAASDKSGLAAPAL; translated from the coding sequence ATGTCTGAACACTTCGACGCCGACGTCGCGATCGTCGGCTACGGACCGACCGGCCTCGCGGGCGCCCTCACCCTCGCCGCCAAGGGCGCGAGCGTCATCGCCTTCGAGCGCGACCACGACATCTACGCCCGCGCGCGCGCCGTGACCATCAATGACTGGACCATGCGGATCTTCCAGGAGCTCGGGGTCGACGAGCGCGTCGAGAAGGTCATCGAGCCGGAGAACAAGCTGCGCTGGGTGACCTACGACGGTCACGAGATCATGCGCACCGAGCACGCGCAGTCGGAGCTGGGGACCCGCAACACCAAGCCGCGCTTCTTCAACATCTACCAGCCGAGGATGGAAGCCGAGCTGCGGCGCTGTGCCGAGGAGTACGACGCGCTCGAGGTGAGGCTCGGCGTCGAGGTCATCGGTCTCGAGCAGGACGACGCCGGCGTCACGCTCACGGCCCGCGATCGCGAGACAGGCGCGGAGACGACCACCCGCGTCCGCTACGTGATCGCTGCCGACGGCGGCTCCTCGCCGACCCGGAAGGCGCTCGGCATCGCGATGCTGGGCGACACGGCCCCGACGCAGTGGATCGTCATCGACTGCAGGGCCAAGCGGTTCTGGCCGGACTCGGACTGCCCCACCTTCTGGACCGACGCCGAGCACCCGGTCGTCGACATCTCGCTGGCCGGCGGCCACCACCGCTGGGAGATCGCCCTGCGCGACGGCGAGTCCGAGGCCGACTACCCGACCGCAGCCGAGGTCTGGCCGCTGCTGCACGCCGTGGGCAAGTCGGAGGAGGACGTCGAGATCGACCAGTACGCCTTCTACCGTCACCACGTCCGCGCCGCGGAGAGCTGGCGCGAGGGCCGGGTCTTCCTGGCCGGCGACGCCGCCCACCTGATGCCGCCGTGGGCCGGCGCCGGCATGCAGTCGGGCATCCGTGACGCCCACAACCTCGGCTGGAAGCTCGCGCGGGTCCTCCGCGGCGAGCTGGGTGAGGAGTGGCTCGACACCTACGAGGCCGAGCGCCGCCCGAACGTCGAGTTCTTCACCAACATCGCCGTCGGCCTCGGCCGCGTGATCACCCAGCAGGCGACGCCGGAGGAGATCGCGTTGATGGACGCCGTCCCCGAGAACACGGTCACGCCGCACGAGCAGCCCATCTTCGCCCCGCCGGTGCTGCAGGCCGGCTGGCTGCGTGGTGAGCTCGGCGACGCGAGCATCGTCGGGCGGATGCTTCCCCAGCCGCACGCTGGCGACCACGTCGGAGCGCGCGCCCGCCTCGATGAGCTGATCGGGCATGGCTTCGTGCTCCTGGGCGCCGAGGTCGACCCGACCTCGCTGCTCACCCCCGACGAGAAGGCGGCCTGGGACGCGCTCGGCGCCACCTACCGCACGGTGCGCTCCAAGAAGTCCTACACCGAGGGCGAGAACGACCTGGTCGACCTCGACGACACGTTGCTCCCTTGGTTCGCCCGCTACGGCGTCCAGGCGGTCGCCGTGCGCCCCGACAAGTTCATCGCCGCATCGGACAAGTCCGGTCTCGCGGCCCCCGCACTCTAG
- a CDS encoding VOC family protein, protein MTGVKELAYVVYEVSDLAAWEHFAAGLLAMQVGHKDADSIGFRTDQKAYRWLCTQGAADDLVATGYEVESSASLDRIVEALTGAGVEVTEGGAALAAARKVERIVVTQDPIGNRLELVTGFAEADTPFSSEKMIGGFVTGAGGAGHQVLVAKGVSREVYLAFYLDLLGFRISDFILEEVAPGIVMDAVFLHCNPRHHTVAFGDMPHPKSTHHFMIEVSDIRDVGSAYDRCMDAKQPFEMTLGMHPNDHMFSFYVRTPSGFSVEYGWGGLLIDDETWEVQTLGQLSAWGHRPPEVVHALLGEAPFTNMRPEGVA, encoded by the coding sequence ATGACTGGAGTCAAGGAACTCGCCTACGTCGTCTACGAGGTCAGCGACCTCGCGGCGTGGGAGCACTTCGCCGCCGGGCTGCTCGCCATGCAGGTCGGCCACAAGGACGCCGACTCGATCGGCTTCCGCACCGACCAGAAGGCCTACCGCTGGCTGTGCACCCAGGGTGCCGCGGACGACCTGGTGGCCACCGGCTACGAGGTCGAGAGCAGTGCCTCGCTCGACAGGATCGTCGAGGCCCTCACGGGAGCCGGCGTCGAGGTGACCGAGGGTGGCGCCGCCCTTGCCGCCGCGCGGAAGGTCGAGCGGATCGTCGTCACCCAGGACCCCATCGGCAACCGGCTCGAGCTGGTCACGGGCTTCGCCGAGGCCGACACCCCCTTCAGCTCCGAGAAGATGATCGGCGGGTTCGTGACCGGCGCCGGCGGCGCGGGTCACCAGGTCCTGGTCGCCAAGGGCGTCAGCCGCGAGGTCTACCTGGCCTTCTACCTCGACCTGCTCGGCTTCCGGATCAGCGACTTCATCCTCGAGGAGGTCGCGCCCGGCATCGTGATGGACGCGGTCTTCCTGCACTGCAACCCGCGCCACCACACCGTGGCCTTCGGTGACATGCCGCACCCGAAGAGCACCCACCACTTCATGATCGAGGTCTCCGACATCCGCGACGTCGGCTCTGCCTACGACCGCTGCATGGACGCCAAGCAGCCCTTCGAGATGACGCTCGGCATGCACCCGAACGACCACATGTTCAGCTTCTACGTCCGGACGCCCTCGGGCTTCTCGGTCGAGTACGGCTGGGGTGGGCTGCTCATCGACGACGAGACCTGGGAGGTCCAGACCCTCGGCCAGCTCAGTGCGTGGGGACACCGTCCGCCCGAGGTCGTGCACGCACTGCTCGGCGAGGCGCCGTTCACCAACATGAGGCCGGAGGGCGTCGCCTGA
- a CDS encoding alpha/beta fold hydrolase, which produces MGLTETDVVKDVQTPSFMIHYNEAGPADGHPVILIHGGGPGATGWSNYNPNIEPIAAPGLRVIAPDLPGWGDSSAVDWATYDQVDAVIELLDALGIERAAFVGNSMGGHTSLRLAIEHPDRVSHLITMGAPVQMKPILFGAADGPPEGLKVMGQTWRDYGPEQMKRLVEIMVYDKARFATPELCEQRSAAIARRPEHVANVVAHAPRAPITRWLDTSRLSEIKAPTLIIQGRDDRCVSAETAVFLGVNIPDSRAHIISRCGHWAQLEHADEFNRLVVDFVQHH; this is translated from the coding sequence ATGGGTCTCACCGAGACCGATGTCGTCAAGGACGTCCAGACCCCGTCGTTCATGATCCACTACAACGAGGCCGGCCCGGCCGACGGCCACCCGGTCATCCTGATCCACGGCGGCGGCCCCGGCGCCACGGGGTGGAGCAACTACAACCCCAACATCGAGCCGATCGCCGCGCCCGGCCTGCGGGTCATCGCCCCGGATCTCCCCGGCTGGGGCGACTCGTCGGCCGTCGACTGGGCCACCTACGACCAGGTCGATGCCGTGATCGAGCTGCTGGACGCCCTCGGGATCGAGAGGGCCGCCTTCGTCGGCAACTCCATGGGTGGTCACACCTCGCTGCGACTGGCGATCGAGCACCCGGACCGGGTCTCGCACCTGATCACGATGGGCGCGCCGGTCCAGATGAAGCCGATCCTCTTCGGCGCCGCCGACGGTCCGCCGGAGGGTCTGAAGGTGATGGGCCAGACCTGGCGCGACTACGGCCCGGAGCAGATGAAGCGGCTCGTCGAGATCATGGTCTACGACAAGGCTCGCTTCGCCACCCCGGAGCTGTGCGAGCAGCGCTCCGCTGCGATCGCCAGGCGACCCGAGCACGTCGCCAACGTCGTGGCGCACGCTCCGCGCGCACCGATCACCAGGTGGCTCGACACGAGCCGGCTCTCGGAGATCAAGGCGCCCACGCTGATCATCCAAGGGCGCGACGACCGTTGCGTGAGCGCGGAGACGGCCGTCTTCCTCGGGGTCAACATCCCCGACAGCCGTGCTCACATCATCAGCCGTTGCGGCCACTGGGCGCAGCTCGAGCACGCCGACGAGTTCAACCGCCTCGTCGTGGACTTCGTCCAGCACCACTGA
- a CDS encoding VOC family protein: MIHVQTLSNIALAVPDLDEAVDFYRDRWGLAAVQGDGDGGHHYFRTLFSAHHGLSLEQAAEGATRGEMVHVSFDVATRSDVDSVVEQALAAGGTLERDPGDAIGPGHEASAAVRDPDGNLVQILYGAAVTEEGHRARIVAPRKLGHVVLNTPQRDAMERFYAHVGLRVSDRTARGMSFLRCNRDHHSLALCDSERTGVQHIAFDVVEMDNVMTALGALTREGTECVWGPGRHGPGHNIFTYYADPAGVFVEYYAELEQVDEEIGDTLEARFWGEEWKGDTWGYAGPPPKNFTQ; the protein is encoded by the coding sequence ATGATCCACGTGCAAACCCTCAGCAACATCGCCCTGGCGGTCCCCGACCTCGACGAGGCCGTGGACTTCTACCGCGACCGCTGGGGCCTGGCCGCCGTCCAGGGCGACGGCGACGGCGGGCACCACTACTTCCGGACCCTGTTCTCGGCCCACCACGGGCTCTCCCTGGAGCAGGCCGCCGAGGGCGCCACCCGTGGGGAGATGGTGCACGTCTCCTTCGACGTCGCCACCCGCTCGGACGTCGACAGCGTCGTCGAGCAGGCGCTCGCCGCCGGCGGCACGCTCGAGCGGGACCCGGGCGATGCCATCGGCCCCGGCCACGAGGCGAGCGCGGCCGTGCGCGACCCGGACGGGAACCTCGTCCAGATCCTCTACGGCGCCGCCGTCACCGAGGAGGGCCACCGGGCCCGCATCGTCGCACCACGCAAGCTCGGCCACGTCGTGCTCAACACTCCGCAGCGCGACGCGATGGAGCGCTTCTACGCCCACGTCGGCCTCCGGGTCAGCGATCGCACCGCGCGCGGCATGTCCTTCCTGCGTTGCAACCGCGACCACCACAGCCTCGCCCTGTGCGACTCCGAGCGCACGGGCGTGCAGCACATCGCCTTCGACGTGGTCGAGATGGACAACGTCATGACCGCCCTCGGCGCACTCACTCGCGAGGGGACCGAGTGCGTCTGGGGCCCGGGCCGCCACGGGCCCGGCCACAACATCTTCACCTACTACGCCGACCCGGCCGGCGTGTTCGTCGAGTACTACGCCGAGCTCGAACAGGTCGACGAGGAGATCGGCGACACCCTCGAGGCCCGCTTCTGGGGCGAGGAGTGGAAGGGCGACACCTGGGGCTATGCCGGGCCCCCGCCGAAGAACTTCACCCAGTAG
- a CDS encoding dihydrodipicolinate synthase family protein, with amino-acid sequence MITAAQISGMYGIIPTPALPGADRLDATDTVDVAETVRLVDQLIRDGVSGIIALGTTGECPTLSEDDFDRVVDAVVQGAAGRVPTFIGATGAGGHATARRLRKVASAGADGALLGLPIWQPLTTEMAIDYYAQVSEAFPELAIMVYANARAFRYTFPVEFWEGVASQAPTVTSAKVSRAPELERMLEVTDGRINFIPSDMVAHDFAARSPQTTTACWATAAGMGPEPSIALMEAIAGGEERDLKQAVADIAWANEPCAHLFADQEVFASYNIQIEKARIAAAGYCRPGPARSPYHHLPSEYAAAAIACGERWRELRARPGAASADR; translated from the coding sequence ATGATCACCGCAGCACAGATCAGCGGGATGTACGGCATCATCCCGACCCCGGCCTTGCCGGGGGCCGACCGGCTCGACGCGACCGACACCGTCGACGTCGCCGAGACCGTTCGCCTGGTCGACCAGCTCATCCGCGACGGCGTCTCGGGCATCATCGCGCTCGGTACGACGGGGGAGTGCCCGACCCTGAGCGAGGACGACTTCGACCGCGTCGTCGACGCGGTCGTCCAGGGCGCTGCCGGGCGCGTGCCGACGTTCATCGGCGCCACCGGGGCGGGTGGTCACGCGACCGCGAGGCGACTGCGCAAGGTCGCCTCCGCAGGTGCGGACGGTGCCCTCCTCGGCCTGCCGATCTGGCAGCCGCTCACGACCGAGATGGCCATCGACTACTACGCCCAGGTCAGCGAGGCGTTCCCCGAGCTGGCGATCATGGTCTACGCCAACGCCCGCGCCTTCCGCTACACCTTCCCGGTCGAGTTCTGGGAGGGCGTCGCCAGCCAGGCCCCCACCGTCACCTCGGCCAAGGTCTCGCGCGCCCCCGAGCTGGAGCGCATGCTCGAGGTCACCGACGGCCGGATCAACTTCATCCCCTCCGACATGGTGGCTCACGACTTCGCGGCCCGTTCCCCGCAGACCACCACGGCCTGCTGGGCCACGGCGGCGGGCATGGGCCCGGAGCCGTCGATCGCCCTGATGGAGGCCATCGCGGGCGGCGAGGAGCGCGACCTGAAGCAGGCGGTGGCCGACATCGCCTGGGCCAACGAGCCGTGCGCCCACCTCTTCGCCGACCAGGAGGTCTTCGCCTCCTACAACATCCAGATCGAGAAGGCCCGGATCGCTGCCGCCGGCTACTGCCGCCCCGGACCGGCCCGCTCCCCGTACCACCACCTCCCCAGCGAGTACGCCGCCGCCGCGATCGCCTGCGGAGAGCGCTGGCGCGAGCTGCGCGCGCGTCCCGGCGCGGCGTCCGCCGACCGCTGA
- a CDS encoding aldehyde dehydrogenase family protein: MSSTTAIATPYEADYAAHRTTLERIRSRPWGLLIDNELRPAASGRTFTTFDPATELPLAEVADAGAADVEAAVRSGQRGFETWRRYSPQSRAAAVRELAAHIRTHADELGFLDAVDGGSSVTSMRKDALWAADHLEMFADWALMIKGETYPGSGTGLHYSRPVPYGVVGRIIPFNHPIFFGAGKLGAPLMAGNAVVLKPPPQAPLSAIRLGELIADVLPPGVVTIVNGASPEPGVAIAAHPEIERIAFIGSERTGRDIQRVAAGAAVKHVSLELGGKNAMVVLGDADIEAAAQGAVFGMNFTATQGESCGSNSRLLVHRSIAEQVVARVVELVEQIEVGVPISESTQMGALVSREHYERVMGYIEAGRREGAVLATGGGRPAHLPTGYFLAPTVFDQVTPSMTVAQEEIFGPVLSVLTFDDDDEAVRIANGVRYGLTASVWTQDVDRAHRFVDDLEAGYLWINDSSRHFPGLPFGGVKASGLGKEESLEEILSFTQTKTVSIPRRGL, translated from the coding sequence ATGTCATCCACCACCGCCATCGCCACGCCCTACGAGGCGGACTACGCCGCCCACCGCACCACGCTCGAACGCATCCGCTCGCGCCCCTGGGGCCTGCTCATCGACAACGAGCTGCGCCCCGCCGCGAGCGGCAGGACCTTCACCACCTTCGACCCGGCGACCGAGCTGCCGCTGGCCGAGGTCGCGGACGCCGGCGCGGCCGACGTCGAGGCGGCCGTACGGTCCGGCCAGCGCGGGTTCGAGACCTGGCGCCGGTACTCGCCGCAGTCGCGCGCCGCTGCGGTGCGCGAGCTCGCGGCGCACATCCGGACCCATGCCGACGAGCTCGGCTTCCTCGACGCCGTGGACGGCGGCAGCTCGGTCACCTCGATGCGCAAGGACGCGCTGTGGGCGGCCGACCACCTCGAGATGTTCGCCGACTGGGCGCTGATGATCAAGGGTGAGACCTACCCGGGCTCCGGGACCGGGCTGCACTACTCGCGCCCGGTTCCGTACGGCGTCGTGGGTCGCATCATCCCGTTCAACCACCCCATCTTCTTCGGTGCCGGCAAGCTCGGCGCCCCGCTGATGGCGGGCAACGCCGTCGTGCTCAAGCCGCCGCCGCAGGCCCCGCTCTCGGCGATCCGCCTCGGGGAGCTGATCGCCGACGTCCTGCCTCCGGGCGTGGTCACCATCGTCAACGGCGCGAGCCCCGAGCCGGGCGTCGCGATCGCCGCCCACCCGGAGATCGAGCGGATCGCGTTCATCGGCAGTGAGCGCACCGGTCGCGACATCCAGCGCGTCGCAGCGGGCGCCGCGGTCAAGCACGTCAGCCTCGAGCTCGGCGGCAAGAACGCCATGGTCGTGCTCGGTGACGCCGACATCGAGGCAGCCGCTCAGGGCGCCGTCTTCGGCATGAACTTCACCGCGACCCAGGGTGAGTCCTGCGGCTCGAACTCCCGGCTGCTGGTCCACCGCTCCATCGCCGAGCAGGTCGTCGCCCGGGTGGTCGAGCTGGTCGAGCAGATCGAGGTCGGCGTGCCGATCTCGGAGTCCACCCAGATGGGCGCCCTCGTCTCGCGCGAGCACTACGAGCGGGTCATGGGCTACATCGAGGCGGGCCGGCGAGAGGGCGCCGTCCTCGCCACCGGCGGCGGTCGCCCCGCCCACCTGCCCACCGGCTACTTCCTCGCTCCGACCGTCTTCGACCAGGTCACCCCCTCGATGACCGTCGCGCAGGAGGAGATCTTCGGCCCGGTGCTCTCGGTGCTGACCTTCGACGACGACGACGAGGCGGTCCGCATCGCCAACGGCGTCCGCTACGGACTCACCGCCAGCGTCTGGACCCAGGACGTCGATCGCGCCCATCGTTTCGTCGACGACCTCGAGGCCGGCTACCTCTGGATCAACGACTCCTCTCGGCACTTCCCGGGGCTGCCGTTCGGCGGCGTCAAGGCATCCGGGCTGGGCAAGGAGGAGTCGCTCGAGGAGATCCTCAGCTTCACCCAGACCAAGACCGTCAGCATCCCCCGCCGGGGCCTGTGA
- a CDS encoding Dabb family protein, producing the protein MLHHVIELRFNDDTTDAQVEEMAAGLRGLREQIDTIRSMRMGRDLGLRADNFDFASLLEFDDQAGYLAFRDHPAHQQWVHDHVRPIIAERAGVLFLSP; encoded by the coding sequence ATGCTGCACCACGTCATCGAGCTGCGCTTCAACGACGACACGACCGACGCTCAGGTCGAGGAGATGGCCGCCGGCCTGCGGGGCCTGCGCGAGCAGATCGACACGATCCGGTCGATGCGGATGGGTCGCGACCTCGGCCTGCGGGCGGACAACTTCGACTTCGCCTCGCTGCTGGAGTTCGACGACCAGGCCGGCTACCTCGCGTTCCGGGACCACCCCGCCCATCAGCAGTGGGTCCACGACCACGTCCGGCCGATCATCGCCGAGCGCGCCGGCGTCCTCTTCCTCAGCCCCTGA
- a CDS encoding class II aldolase/adducin family protein: MTQQATTPAADLSTVADLVAANHILVRQGVLDAFGHVSMRVAPGADTFWLSRNLAPGSVTAADLLEHDLDGRTQDPRKPYLERFIHAEIYRRRPEVMAVVHSHSPAVVPFSLVATPMRPVIHMAGFLGGARTPVFEIADVAGDDTDLLITSSALGAALAETLGESAVALMRGHGSVAVGSSVQEAVYRAVYTEINAHTQASALALGEPRYLTSGEADTARRTIGAQSVRAWDVWREQVRVAAGQG, translated from the coding sequence ATGACCCAGCAGGCGACCACCCCCGCAGCCGACCTCTCGACCGTCGCCGACCTCGTCGCGGCGAACCACATCCTGGTGCGACAGGGCGTCCTCGACGCCTTCGGCCACGTCAGCATGCGCGTTGCGCCCGGCGCTGACACGTTCTGGCTCTCCCGGAACCTCGCCCCGGGCTCGGTGACGGCCGCGGACCTGCTCGAGCACGACCTCGACGGCCGCACCCAGGACCCGCGCAAGCCCTACCTGGAGCGGTTCATCCACGCCGAGATCTACCGCCGCCGACCCGAGGTGATGGCCGTGGTGCACAGCCACTCACCGGCGGTCGTGCCCTTCAGCCTGGTCGCGACGCCGATGCGCCCGGTCATCCACATGGCCGGGTTCCTCGGCGGCGCGCGGACCCCGGTCTTCGAGATCGCCGACGTCGCGGGCGACGACACCGACCTGCTGATCACCTCCTCCGCGCTCGGCGCCGCGCTGGCGGAGACGCTGGGGGAGTCCGCCGTCGCGCTGATGCGGGGTCACGGATCGGTCGCGGTCGGCTCCTCGGTCCAGGAAGCGGTCTACCGCGCGGTCTACACCGAGATCAACGCTCACACCCAGGCGTCCGCGCTCGCGCTGGGCGAGCCCCGCTACCTCACCTCCGGGGAGGCCGACACGGCCCGCCGGACGATCGGCGCCCAGTCCGTCCGGGCCTGGGACGTCTGGCGCGAGCAGGTACGAGTCGCGGCCGGGCAGGGGTGA